One genomic segment of Spirochaetota bacterium includes these proteins:
- a CDS encoding acyl-CoA dehydrogenase family protein has translation MFDFLLTDEQLKLRDEARAFTNWVPKEMILDMDAEKIQFPQEYLKEAGRRKLLGIRLPKEYGGRELGWVDDTMVAEEIGVASYSLACLWGVGADIVCEAIVNYGIEELKQEIVVPLLRGEVYAAECLTEPRGGSDFFGAATTARKDGGDWIINGQKRFIVGAEGADWFMVYAVTDPSAPAHQRMTCFMVPRTKGVESKYIYGLMGVRGGGAGRVILDDVRVPERYALNGINGGFPVFQTNMLPERLGTAAMTIGSVRPAVEIATRYTSMRKAFGVPIMNFQAVGFRVADCVQRLDTMRSIAYTTARAIDSAKVHPGRLRRMVSESKKFITEASWEVVNNCMQVMGGIGYTNVYPIERILRDIRLSMIWVGTNEIMQLIIQNEWYKEYFKVFSKENVRDVEQDAPNAGEVDEKIYE, from the coding sequence ATGTTTGATTTTCTACTCACCGACGAGCAACTAAAACTTCGCGACGAGGCCCGCGCTTTCACCAACTGGGTTCCCAAAGAGATGATCCTCGACATGGACGCGGAAAAGATACAGTTTCCCCAAGAATACCTGAAAGAGGCCGGCAGGCGCAAGCTGCTCGGCATCAGACTTCCAAAAGAATACGGAGGCCGTGAACTCGGCTGGGTCGACGATACCATGGTGGCCGAGGAGATCGGCGTGGCCAGCTACAGTCTGGCCTGCCTGTGGGGCGTCGGCGCCGACATCGTCTGCGAGGCCATTGTCAATTACGGTATCGAGGAACTGAAACAGGAAATAGTGGTCCCGCTCCTCAGGGGCGAAGTGTACGCTGCTGAATGCCTCACCGAGCCGCGCGGCGGATCGGACTTTTTCGGCGCGGCGACCACGGCCCGTAAGGACGGCGGCGACTGGATCATTAACGGCCAGAAGCGCTTCATCGTGGGGGCGGAGGGCGCCGACTGGTTCATGGTCTACGCGGTGACCGATCCGTCAGCTCCTGCCCACCAGCGTATGACCTGTTTCATGGTGCCGCGCACGAAGGGTGTCGAATCAAAATACATCTACGGCCTCATGGGGGTGCGCGGCGGCGGCGCGGGACGCGTCATCCTGGACGACGTGCGCGTGCCCGAACGCTATGCCCTCAACGGCATCAATGGCGGCTTCCCGGTATTCCAGACCAACATGCTCCCGGAGCGTCTCGGCACTGCGGCGATGACCATCGGTTCCGTACGGCCCGCCGTCGAGATCGCGACACGGTACACATCGATGCGCAAGGCGTTCGGCGTGCCCATTATGAACTTCCAGGCGGTCGGTTTTCGCGTGGCGGACTGCGTCCAGAGGCTCGACACCATGCGTTCGATCGCCTACACCACCGCGCGCGCCATAGACTCCGCGAAGGTGCATCCCGGACGCCTCCGCCGCATGGTCTCCGAAAGCAAGAAGTTCATCACCGAGGCGTCGTGGGAGGTGGTGAACAACTGCATGCAGGTGATGGGCGGCATCGGCTACACCAATGTCTATCCGATCGAGCGCATCCTGCGCGACATTCGGCTTTCCATGATATGGGTCGGCACCAACGAGATCATGCAGCTCATCATCCAGAATGAATGGTACAAGGAATACTTCAAGGTTTTTTCAAAGGAAAACGTCCGCGACGTGGAACAGGACGCGCCCAACGCCGGCGAGGTGGACG